From Acidipropionibacterium acidipropionici, one genomic window encodes:
- a CDS encoding lysophospholipid acyltransferase family protein, whose protein sequence is MPLLPLTNPGDRPGPVFILGVGTLLPAARLLTRFDHHGAENLPAPGGALIVANHISNYDPVVLGAFLVMNGRWPHWLAKKEIFDVPVVGWVARHADQIPVNRKAPGPEILAHARRALAQGMTLVMYPEGTITGDPLHWPMVGHTGAARLAMETGVPVIPVGQWGPHEVMGFKEMTFPKVFPRRTMHLHCGPAVDLSEFHGDVHDQHAVRRATEKIMEAIDAQTELARGETAPDTRYDIRTGSRVDKASLR, encoded by the coding sequence GTGCCCCTGCTGCCCCTGACCAACCCCGGGGACCGTCCCGGACCGGTCTTCATACTCGGCGTCGGCACGCTCCTCCCGGCAGCCAGGCTGCTGACCCGCTTCGACCACCACGGCGCCGAGAACCTTCCCGCCCCCGGCGGGGCCCTCATCGTCGCCAACCACATCTCCAACTACGACCCGGTCGTACTCGGCGCCTTCCTGGTGATGAACGGACGCTGGCCCCACTGGCTGGCGAAGAAGGAGATCTTCGACGTCCCGGTGGTCGGGTGGGTCGCCCGGCACGCCGACCAGATCCCCGTCAACCGCAAGGCCCCCGGCCCCGAGATCCTCGCCCACGCCCGCAGAGCCCTGGCCCAGGGGATGACGCTGGTGATGTATCCGGAGGGCACCATCACCGGAGACCCGCTCCACTGGCCGATGGTCGGCCACACCGGAGCCGCCAGACTGGCCATGGAGACCGGAGTGCCGGTGATCCCCGTCGGGCAGTGGGGCCCCCACGAGGTGATGGGATTCAAGGAGATGACCTTCCCCAAGGTCTTCCCCCGCCGGACCATGCACCTGCACTGCGGGCCGGCGGTCGACCTCTCCGAGTTCCACGGAGATGTCCATGACCAGCACGCCGTACGGCGGGCGACCGAGAAGATCATGGAGGCGATCGACGCCCAGACCGAGCTGGCCCGCGGCGAGACCGCCCCCGACACGCGCTACGACATCCGCACGGGATCCCGGGTCGACAAAGCCTCCCTGAGATAG
- a CDS encoding D-alanine--D-alanine ligase family protein encodes MTDATVDAHLDATVQPDNPRDGGPARVAVVFGGVSPEHSISCLTAANVVAAMDPDRFRAVGIGITRDGIWTRWSAEEILDLRSQGQLPEVPAGHHGTGLRRLDGGTFLVDNDGGGDPEPVDVVFPLLHGPFGEDGTIQGLFEMTGVRYVGCGVAASANCMDKHLTKVLLDEAGLGVGPYAVIRPHEWQTDPQACLERLSGLTYPLFVKPARGGSSVGITRVAGPEGLVAAIEEARRHDPKVLVEQGLSGREIECSVLGGHNGQPPRASLPGEIIVHNPEGFYDFDAKYLTDDALATVSVPAYLDEATTRTVRETAVKAFQVLGCEGLARIDTFVTEDGQVLINEPNTMPGFTRTSGFPLMWQASGMNYRELVTDLLDLAIERPLGLR; translated from the coding sequence ATGACCGATGCCACCGTCGACGCCCACCTCGATGCGACCGTCCAGCCCGACAACCCCCGCGACGGGGGACCCGCACGGGTCGCCGTGGTCTTCGGAGGAGTCAGCCCCGAGCACTCGATCTCCTGCCTGACCGCCGCCAATGTGGTCGCCGCGATGGATCCGGACCGCTTCCGGGCCGTCGGCATCGGCATCACCCGCGACGGCATCTGGACCCGGTGGAGCGCCGAGGAGATCCTGGACCTGCGGAGCCAGGGCCAGCTGCCCGAGGTTCCCGCAGGACACCACGGGACCGGCCTCAGGAGGCTCGACGGGGGCACCTTCCTGGTCGACAACGACGGTGGCGGCGACCCCGAGCCGGTGGACGTCGTCTTCCCCCTGCTGCACGGGCCCTTCGGCGAGGACGGGACCATCCAGGGGCTGTTCGAGATGACCGGCGTCCGCTACGTCGGCTGCGGGGTCGCCGCCAGCGCCAACTGCATGGACAAGCACCTCACCAAGGTGCTCCTCGACGAGGCCGGTCTGGGGGTCGGACCCTACGCGGTCATCCGTCCCCACGAGTGGCAGACCGACCCGCAGGCCTGTCTGGAGCGGCTCTCCGGACTGACCTACCCCCTCTTCGTCAAACCCGCCCGCGGCGGCTCCTCGGTCGGCATCACCCGGGTCGCCGGTCCCGAGGGCCTGGTGGCCGCCATCGAGGAGGCCAGGCGCCACGACCCCAAGGTCCTGGTCGAGCAGGGACTCTCCGGCCGGGAGATCGAGTGCTCGGTGCTCGGCGGCCACAACGGGCAGCCCCCCAGGGCCTCGCTGCCCGGCGAGATCATCGTCCACAACCCAGAGGGCTTCTACGACTTCGACGCCAAATACCTCACCGACGACGCGCTGGCCACCGTGTCGGTGCCCGCCTACCTCGACGAGGCCACCACCCGGACGGTTCGCGAGACCGCGGTCAAGGCCTTCCAGGTGCTCGGCTGCGAGGGCCTGGCACGCATCGACACCTTCGTCACCGAGGACGGTCAGGTGCTCATCAACGAGCCCAACACGATGCCGGGATTCACCCGCACATCGGGCTTCCCGCTGATGTGGCAGGCCAGCGGCATGAATTACCGCGAACTCGTCACCGACCTCCTCGACCTCGCCATCGAAAGGCCCCTGGGGTTGCGCTGA